A stretch of Saccharothrix texasensis DNA encodes these proteins:
- a CDS encoding vitamin K epoxide reductase family protein: protein MSSNTRTFGRLPVVSLVLSLAGLAVSTYLTVAHFTAGALLCAEGEVIDCGTVTTSEQSELFGIPVAVLGLAFFAFMTVACLPFAWRSEALHWARLVAVGVGVLFVVYLVAAEFLLIGKICLWCTAVHVITLALAAALVTGALRRSNL, encoded by the coding sequence GTGAGTTCGAACACGCGGACCTTCGGCCGGCTGCCGGTCGTCAGCCTGGTGCTGTCGCTGGCGGGCCTGGCGGTGTCGACCTACCTCACCGTCGCGCACTTCACCGCGGGCGCGCTGCTGTGCGCCGAGGGCGAGGTGATCGACTGCGGCACGGTGACCACCAGTGAGCAGTCGGAGCTCTTCGGCATCCCGGTCGCGGTGCTGGGGCTCGCGTTCTTCGCGTTCATGACCGTCGCGTGCCTGCCCTTCGCGTGGCGCAGCGAGGCGCTGCACTGGGCGCGGCTGGTGGCCGTCGGCGTCGGCGTGCTGTTCGTGGTGTACCTGGTGGCCGCCGAGTTCCTGCTGATCGGGAAGATCTGCCTCTGGTGCACCGCTGTGCACGTCATCACGCTCGCGCTCGCCGCCGCCCTGGTCACGGGCGCGCTGCGGCGGAGTAATCTCTGA
- a CDS encoding PH domain-containing protein, with amino-acid sequence MPKAVFRIPTPALLAAGSAAICATPVAWGVPGLQALYLLPAAFAWWVVRNRTTVDDERIVARGTFGKRVVPWSDVKAIKVVPKGWLSAVLRDDALVRLPAVRAAHLPTLSLVSGGRVADPAAAAEAGDPAGAASGPDRDDTPPPVRSEE; translated from the coding sequence GTGCCGAAAGCCGTGTTCCGCATCCCCACGCCCGCCCTGCTCGCCGCCGGTTCCGCGGCGATCTGCGCCACCCCCGTCGCCTGGGGCGTGCCCGGTCTCCAGGCCCTCTACCTGCTGCCGGCCGCGTTCGCCTGGTGGGTGGTGCGCAACCGGACGACCGTGGACGACGAGCGGATCGTGGCGCGCGGCACGTTCGGCAAGCGGGTCGTGCCGTGGTCGGACGTGAAGGCGATCAAGGTGGTACCGAAGGGGTGGTTGTCGGCGGTGCTCCGCGACGACGCGCTCGTCCGGCTGCCCGCCGTCCGCGCCGCCCACCTGCCGACGTTGTCGCTGGTCAGCGGCGGACGGGTGGCCGACCCGGCGGCCGCGGCCGAGGCCGGAGACCCCGCCGGGGCGGCCTCCGGGCCTGACCGGGACGACACGCCGCCGCCCGTAAGGTCCGAGGAGTGA
- a CDS encoding acetolactate synthase large subunit, translated as MTSATSRPAPGESSPRPGPRPKPAPPSGAPIRVTGAQSLVRSLEAVGCEVVFGIPGGTILPAYDPLLDSTKVRHILVRHEQGAGHAATGYAQATGKVGVCMATSGPGATNLVTPLADANMDSVPVVAITGQQSRPLIGTDAFQEADICGITMPITKHNFLVTDAADIPRAVAEAFHLASTGRPGPVLVDIPKDVLQEMTSFSWPPELRLPGYRPTTRPHGKQVREAAKLIAAARRPVLYVGGGVIKAEASPELLELAESTGIPVVTTLMARGAFPDSHPQHMGMPGMHGTVGAVAAMQKSDLLIALGARFDDRVTGQLASFAPDAQVVHADIDPAEISKNRRADVPIVGDCKEIIRDLVDAVRAEKENATRPVDLAPWWEQLNALRETFPLGYDWPEDGTLSPQYVIERIGLLTPPDTLFTAGVGQHQMWAAQFVKYERPRTWINSGGLGTMGYAVPAAMGAKAGVPDVQVWAIDGDGCFQMTNQELATCAIEGLPIKVAVINNGNLGMVRQWQTLFYGERYSSTDLGTHKHRIPDFKLLAEAYGCAGLRAESREQVDAVVQQAMEINDRPVVIDFVVGKDAQVWPMVAAGTGNSEIMAARGIRPLFDEDE; from the coding sequence ATGACCAGCGCAACCTCGCGACCGGCTCCCGGAGAGTCGTCGCCCCGCCCTGGACCGCGGCCGAAACCGGCCCCGCCGAGCGGCGCTCCCATCCGCGTGACCGGTGCCCAGTCCCTCGTCCGCTCGCTGGAGGCAGTGGGCTGCGAAGTGGTCTTCGGCATTCCCGGCGGCACGATCCTGCCTGCCTACGACCCGCTCCTCGACTCGACCAAGGTGCGGCACATCCTGGTCCGCCACGAGCAGGGCGCGGGTCACGCCGCGACCGGGTACGCCCAGGCCACCGGCAAGGTCGGCGTCTGCATGGCGACCTCGGGGCCGGGCGCGACGAACCTCGTCACGCCGCTGGCCGACGCCAACATGGACTCCGTCCCGGTGGTCGCCATCACCGGCCAGCAGTCCCGCCCCCTGATCGGCACCGACGCGTTCCAGGAAGCCGACATCTGCGGCATCACGATGCCGATCACCAAGCACAACTTCCTCGTCACCGACGCCGCGGACATCCCGCGCGCCGTCGCCGAGGCGTTCCACCTGGCCTCCACGGGCCGACCCGGCCCCGTCCTGGTGGACATCCCCAAGGACGTGCTCCAGGAGATGACCTCGTTCTCCTGGCCGCCGGAGCTGCGCCTGCCCGGTTACCGGCCGACGACCCGGCCGCACGGCAAGCAGGTGCGCGAGGCCGCGAAGCTGATCGCCGCGGCCCGCCGCCCCGTCCTGTACGTCGGCGGCGGCGTGATCAAGGCCGAGGCGTCGCCCGAGCTGCTCGAGCTGGCCGAGTCCACCGGCATCCCGGTGGTCACCACGCTGATGGCGCGCGGCGCGTTCCCCGACTCGCACCCGCAGCACATGGGCATGCCCGGCATGCACGGCACGGTCGGCGCGGTCGCCGCGATGCAGAAGTCGGACCTGCTGATCGCCCTCGGCGCGCGGTTCGACGACCGGGTCACCGGCCAGCTGGCCTCGTTCGCGCCGGACGCGCAGGTCGTGCACGCCGACATCGACCCGGCCGAGATCTCCAAGAACCGCCGCGCGGACGTGCCGATCGTCGGCGACTGCAAGGAGATCATCCGCGACCTGGTCGACGCGGTGCGCGCGGAGAAGGAGAACGCGACCCGCCCGGTCGACCTGGCGCCCTGGTGGGAGCAGCTCAACGCGCTGCGCGAGACGTTCCCGCTGGGCTACGACTGGCCCGAGGACGGCACGCTGTCCCCGCAGTACGTGATCGAGCGGATCGGCCTGCTGACCCCGCCGGACACCCTGTTCACCGCGGGTGTCGGCCAGCACCAGATGTGGGCCGCGCAGTTCGTGAAGTACGAGCGCCCGCGCACCTGGATCAACTCCGGCGGCCTCGGCACGATGGGCTACGCGGTGCCCGCCGCGATGGGCGCGAAGGCCGGCGTGCCGGACGTCCAGGTGTGGGCGATCGACGGCGACGGCTGCTTCCAGATGACCAACCAGGAGCTGGCCACCTGCGCCATCGAGGGCCTGCCGATCAAGGTCGCGGTCATCAACAACGGCAACCTGGGCATGGTCCGCCAGTGGCAGACGCTGTTCTACGGCGAGCGCTACTCCAGCACCGACCTGGGCACGCACAAGCACCGCATCCCCGACTTCAAGCTGCTCGCCGAGGCCTACGGCTGCGCGGGCCTGCGCGCCGAGTCGCGCGAGCAGGTCGACGCGGTCGTCCAGCAGGCCATGGAGATCAACGACCGGCCGGTCGTCATCGACTTCGTGGTCGGCAAGGACGCCCAGGTGTGGCCCATGGTGGCGGCCGGCACCGGCAACAGCGAGATCATGGCCGCGCGTGGCATCCGCCCGCTGTTCGACGAGGACGAGTGA
- the ilvN gene encoding acetolactate synthase small subunit codes for MTRHTLSVLVEDKPGVLARVAGLFSRRGFNIESLAVGRTEHPDISRMTIVVSVDELPLEQVTKQLNKLVNVIKIVELESAASVQRQLLLVKVRADATVRSQVLETVQLFRAKVVDVSPEAVTVEATGTSEKLDALLRMLEPYGLREIVQSGMVAIGRGARSITATAVR; via the coding sequence ATGACTAGGCACACCCTGAGCGTTCTGGTCGAGGACAAGCCCGGTGTCCTCGCCCGTGTGGCGGGGCTGTTCTCGCGGCGCGGCTTCAACATCGAGTCGCTGGCCGTCGGCCGCACCGAGCACCCGGACATCTCCCGGATGACCATCGTGGTGTCGGTCGACGAGCTGCCGCTGGAGCAGGTCACCAAGCAGCTCAACAAGCTCGTCAACGTCATCAAGATCGTGGAGCTGGAGTCCGCCGCGTCCGTCCAGCGGCAGCTCCTGCTCGTCAAGGTGCGCGCCGACGCGACGGTGCGCAGCCAGGTCCTGGAGACGGTGCAGCTCTTCCGCGCGAAGGTCGTCGACGTCTCCCCGGAGGCGGTCACCGTCGAGGCCACCGGCACGTCTGAGAAGCTCGACGCGCTGCTGCGGATGCTGGAGCCCTACGGGCTCCGCGAGATCGTCCAGTCCGGCATGGTCGCCATCGGCCGTGGCGCCCGCTCCATCACCGCGACCGCGGTGCGCTGA
- the ilvC gene encoding ketol-acid reductoisomerase: MSVEIFYDDDADLSIIQGRKVAVIGYGSQGHAHALSLRDSGVDVRIGLPEGSKSRAKAEEEGLPVGTPAEVSAEADLIMILAPDTAQRHIYANDIAPNLKDGDAVFFGHGFNIRYGLITVPSNVDVAMVAPKGPGHLVRRQFVDGKGVPALIAVEQDASGTAQALALSYAKGIGGTRAGVIKTTFKEETETDLFGEQAVLCGGASALVQTGFEVLTEAGYAPEVAYFECLHELKLIVDLMYEGGIARMRYSISDTAEFGDLTRGPRVITPGVKEEMRKILGEIQDGTFATEWVNEDDAGRGNYKKLQQEGEQHPIEEVGKKLRGLMSWVDRPITETA, translated from the coding sequence GTGAGCGTCGAGATCTTCTACGACGACGATGCCGACCTGAGCATCATCCAGGGGCGCAAGGTCGCGGTCATCGGCTACGGCAGCCAGGGCCACGCGCACGCGCTGAGCCTGCGCGACTCGGGCGTCGACGTCCGGATCGGCCTGCCCGAGGGCTCCAAGTCCCGCGCCAAGGCCGAGGAGGAGGGCCTGCCGGTCGGCACCCCCGCCGAGGTCTCCGCCGAGGCCGACCTGATCATGATCCTGGCGCCGGACACCGCGCAGCGGCACATCTACGCCAACGACATCGCGCCGAACCTCAAGGACGGCGACGCGGTCTTCTTCGGCCACGGCTTCAACATCCGCTACGGCCTGATCACCGTGCCGTCCAATGTGGATGTCGCCATGGTCGCCCCGAAGGGCCCCGGCCACCTGGTGCGCCGCCAGTTCGTGGACGGCAAGGGCGTGCCCGCGCTGATCGCGGTCGAGCAGGACGCCTCCGGCACCGCGCAGGCGCTGGCGCTGTCCTACGCCAAGGGCATCGGCGGCACGCGCGCGGGCGTCATCAAGACCACGTTCAAGGAGGAGACCGAGACCGACCTGTTCGGTGAGCAGGCGGTGCTCTGCGGTGGCGCGTCGGCGCTGGTGCAGACCGGTTTCGAGGTGCTGACCGAGGCCGGCTACGCGCCCGAGGTCGCCTACTTCGAGTGCCTGCACGAGCTGAAGCTCATCGTGGACCTCATGTACGAGGGCGGCATCGCCCGCATGCGGTACTCGATCTCCGACACCGCCGAGTTCGGTGACCTCACCCGCGGCCCGCGCGTCATCACGCCGGGGGTCAAGGAGGAGATGCGCAAGATCCTGGGCGAGATCCAGGACGGCACCTTCGCCACCGAGTGGGTGAACGAGGACGACGCCGGCCGCGGCAACTACAAGAAGTTGCAGCAGGAGGGCGAGCAGCACCCGATCGAGGAGGTCGGCAAGAAGCTGCGGGGCCTCATGTCCTGGGTCGACCGCCCCATCACCGAAACGGCGTAA
- a CDS encoding DUF397 domain-containing protein, protein MTDSAPIYDDKAHVRGNLDLGAAEWIRSDEGAEDEEEHVEIAFVEHTDGVTYTAMRNSAHPDGPVLVFTPAEWEAFILGVKDGEFDEPW, encoded by the coding sequence ATGACCGACAGCGCGCCCATCTACGACGACAAGGCCCACGTCCGGGGCAACCTCGACCTCGGCGCGGCCGAGTGGATCCGCAGCGACGAGGGCGCGGAGGACGAGGAGGAGCACGTCGAGATCGCGTTCGTCGAGCACACCGACGGCGTGACCTACACGGCGATGCGCAACTCCGCCCACCCCGACGGCCCGGTGCTGGTGTTCACCCCCGCCGAGTGGGAGGCCTTCATCCTCGGCGTCAAGGACGGCGAGTTCGACGAACCCTGGTGA